CGAGTGCCCTGTCGGCCTGGCGCCTGAGCCGGGAGGGGGTGCTGGAGCTGCGCACCTCCCCGGGGGTGCGGCTGCAGGCTTACTACGAGGAGGGCTCCGGCCTCACCGGGCCCCGGGTCTGGGTGGATCTGCCGGGTGCCCCCCAGCGCAGCCGCTCGGTCCCCGTCGGCGGCTTGGTGCGGGAGGTGCGCATCGGGCGGCCCGACCCCGGCACCACCCGGCTGGTGCTGGAGTTCAGACCCGGCACCCGTCTGGATCCGCGCCAGCTGCGTCTGGTGGGCACGGCCCGCGACCGCTGGCGCCTCTCCCTCACCGGCCTGCCCCTGAGCGGCTTCACGCGCAATGTGGGCGAGGGCGACATGGACGCCCCCTCCTCCAGCTGGACGGCCTCACGCCCCTCCGGCTTCGGCAGCAGCGGCCGGGCCACCTCCGGCCGGCCCATCTCCGCCGACGGGCTGCCGGTGGTGCCGCGGGGCCGCTTCCGGGTGGTGATCGACCCGGGCCACGGCGGCCCCGATCCGGGCGCGGTGGGCATCGGCGGCCTGCGGGAGACCGATGTGGTGCTGGACGTCAGCCTGCAGGTGGCCCAGCTGCTCCAGGCCAGGGGGGTGCAGGTGCTGATGACCCGCACCTCGGAGGTGGACGTCGACCTGCCGCCGCGGGTGGCCCTCGCCAACAGCAGCAACGCCGATGTGTTCGTCAGCATCCATGCCAACGCCCTGAGCATGGCCCGGCCCGATGTGAACGGAGTCGAGACGTTCTATTTCCAGTCGGGCAGCTCCCAGCGGCTCGCCCAGGCGATCCAGTCCCGGATCATGGCGATCTCGCCGGGCACGCCCGACCGCGGCGCCCGCCCGGGGCGGTTCTTCGTGATCCGCCGCACGGTGATGCCGGCGGCCCTGGCGGAGATGGGGTTCGTCACCGGCCGCATCGACGCCCAGCGCCTGGCCGATCCCGCCTTCCGCCGCCGCCTGGCCGTGGCGATCAGCGCCGGCATCCTCGACTTTCTCCAGGGGGCCTCTTGAGCCTCCTGGTCGGCCTGTTCGACAGCGGCCTGGGGGGCCTCACGGTGCTGCGCCAGGTCCATGCCCTCTACCCCCACTCCCCCTGCCTCTACCTGGGCGACACGGCCCGGGTCCCCTACGGCCAGCGCTCGAAGGAGGAGATCCGCGCGATCGCCTCGGAGGTGGTGCACTGGCTGCGGCTCCAGGGCGTGGGGGTGCTGGTGATGGCCTGCAACACCTCCAATGCCCTGGCCCTCGACGTGGCGGTGGCGGAGGCGGGGGTGCCGGTGGTGGGGCTGATTGACAGCCTGGCCAGCGAACTGACCAGTGATCACGTCGGGGTGCTGGCCACCCCGGCCACCGCCGCCAGCGGTGCCTACCGGCGCTCGATCCAGGCCTGCCGCCCCTCGGCCCGGGTGCTGGAGGTGGGCTGCCCCGCCTTCGTGCCCCTGATCGAGGCGGGCAACCTTCAGGCCCCCGAGCTGCGGGCCGCTGCCGCCGACTATCTGGCCCCGCTGCTGGCGGCAAACGTGGACACGATCGTGCTGGGCTGCACCCACTACCCGCTGCTGCGGGCCCTGCTGGCCGAGCTGCTCCCCCCCGATGTGCAGCTGGTGGACCCGGCCCTGGCGGCGGCCCAGCGCCTCGGACCGCTGCTGGCCAGCCTGGGGGATTCCCCCGAAGTGGACCAGGCGGGGGAGTCGGTGCGGCCGCCCCTGCAGCGCACCCGTTTCTGTGTCACCGGCCCCGCCGACGCCTTCGCCAGCGCCGCCGCCGCCTGGCTGGGCAGCCGGCCGGCGGTGCGCAGCGTCAGCCTGCAGTCGCCCACCCGCGCCTACTGAGGCACGGCCCCTAGGATCCTTTCATCGTGGAGGTGACGTGGCGACGGTTGCAGAGTTGCTCCAGCCGGTGGAGTCCGACCTCGATGCCCTGCTGGCCGACCTGCGCAGCCTGATCGGCGCCGGCCATCCGATCCTGCAGGCGGCCGCCGAGCACCTGTTCGCGGCCGGTGGCAAGCGGCTGCGGCCGGGCATCGTGCTGCTGCTGTCGCGGGCCATCGCTCCCGACGGTGGCCTCAGCCCCCGCCACCGGAGGCTGGCGGAGATCACCGAGATGATCCATACCGCCTCCCTCGTCCATGACGACGTCGTCGACGAGGCCGCCACCCGCCGCGGGGTGGCCACGGTGCACAGCCGCTTCAACCACCGCGTGGCGGTGCTGGCCGGAGATTTCCTCTTCGCCCAGGCCAGCTGGCACCTCGCCAACCTCGACGACCTCGATGTCGTCAAGCTGCTCTCGCGCGTGATCATGGATCTCGCCGATGGCGAGGTGCGCCAGGGCCTGTTCCGCTACGACACCGGCCAGAGCTTCGAGACCTACCTCGAGAAGAGCTACTGCAAGACCGCCTCCCTGATCGCCAACAGCGCCCGGGCCGCCGGGGTGCTCACCGGCCTGAGCGAGCCGCGCCTCGATGCCCTC
This genomic stretch from Cyanobium gracile PCC 6307 harbors:
- a CDS encoding N-acetylmuramoyl-L-alanine amidase, which translates into the protein MGVRAARFAWLLTLPLVLGALPARAASALSAWRLSREGVLELRTSPGVRLQAYYEEGSGLTGPRVWVDLPGAPQRSRSVPVGGLVREVRIGRPDPGTTRLVLEFRPGTRLDPRQLRLVGTARDRWRLSLTGLPLSGFTRNVGEGDMDAPSSSWTASRPSGFGSSGRATSGRPISADGLPVVPRGRFRVVIDPGHGGPDPGAVGIGGLRETDVVLDVSLQVAQLLQARGVQVLMTRTSEVDVDLPPRVALANSSNADVFVSIHANALSMARPDVNGVETFYFQSGSSQRLAQAIQSRIMAISPGTPDRGARPGRFFVIRRTVMPAALAEMGFVTGRIDAQRLADPAFRRRLAVAISAGILDFLQGAS
- the murI gene encoding glutamate racemase is translated as MSLLVGLFDSGLGGLTVLRQVHALYPHSPCLYLGDTARVPYGQRSKEEIRAIASEVVHWLRLQGVGVLVMACNTSNALALDVAVAEAGVPVVGLIDSLASELTSDHVGVLATPATAASGAYRRSIQACRPSARVLEVGCPAFVPLIEAGNLQAPELRAAAADYLAPLLAANVDTIVLGCTHYPLLRALLAELLPPDVQLVDPALAAAQRLGPLLASLGDSPEVDQAGESVRPPLQRTRFCVTGPADAFASAAAAWLGSRPAVRSVSLQSPTRAY
- the sds gene encoding solanesyl diphosphate synthase; this translates as MATVAELLQPVESDLDALLADLRSLIGAGHPILQAAAEHLFAAGGKRLRPGIVLLLSRAIAPDGGLSPRHRRLAEITEMIHTASLVHDDVVDEAATRRGVATVHSRFNHRVAVLAGDFLFAQASWHLANLDDLDVVKLLSRVIMDLADGEVRQGLFRYDTGQSFETYLEKSYCKTASLIANSARAAGVLTGLSEPRLDALYRFGRQLGLAFQVVDDILDFTASDQQLGKPAASDLASGYLTAPVLYALEERPALAGLIEREFCEAGDLDQALAMVRGCEAIGRSRALAEGFAREAHEAIEWLPPSEPRSALRALPEFVLSRLY